One genomic window of Polyangium aurulentum includes the following:
- a CDS encoding STAS domain-containing protein produces the protein MTTRRIQIGGVDLEWKTEEGLFLWSGGPALSMWIESSFAGLMSGLHSMVGTERFNLCLLAGARAGVSGDATFLGSFPTFEEGFAALAEIAALAGWGVWEIAFIDREAKRACFRIINCWEARYQKALGVAWGSYMSAGKFAGQGELLFGVPCWTEQTKFIVHGDAYDEFLVTPATLTIEEQLASLVAEEKATSADLALALEKLRREVEERVRTEADLRDKLALIERQEAAIRALSNPIIEVWDDVLALPMIGIIDSQRAAQMMDRLLGEVVRTGCRFAILDLTGVELLDTSSADHVIKLVRAVELLGARAIITGIRPAVAQTIILLGVDLSSMTTVANLREGLKLAMRVMRTGR, from the coding sequence ATGACGACGCGGAGGATCCAGATCGGAGGAGTCGACCTCGAGTGGAAGACCGAGGAGGGCCTGTTCCTGTGGTCCGGGGGCCCGGCGCTCAGCATGTGGATCGAGAGCTCGTTCGCGGGCCTGATGTCGGGCCTGCACAGCATGGTCGGCACCGAGCGCTTCAACCTCTGCCTCCTGGCGGGCGCGCGCGCGGGCGTGAGCGGCGACGCCACGTTCCTCGGCAGCTTCCCGACCTTCGAGGAGGGCTTCGCGGCGCTCGCCGAGATCGCGGCCCTGGCCGGCTGGGGCGTCTGGGAGATCGCCTTCATCGACCGCGAGGCCAAGCGCGCGTGTTTCCGCATCATCAACTGCTGGGAGGCGCGCTACCAGAAGGCCCTCGGCGTGGCGTGGGGCAGCTACATGAGCGCGGGCAAGTTCGCCGGGCAAGGCGAGCTGCTCTTCGGCGTCCCCTGCTGGACCGAGCAGACCAAGTTCATCGTCCACGGGGACGCGTACGACGAGTTCCTGGTCACCCCCGCGACGCTCACTATCGAGGAGCAGCTCGCCTCGCTCGTCGCCGAAGAAAAAGCGACGAGCGCAGACCTCGCGCTCGCGCTGGAGAAGCTGCGCCGCGAGGTCGAGGAGCGCGTGCGGACCGAGGCCGATCTGCGCGACAAGCTCGCGCTCATCGAGCGGCAGGAGGCGGCGATCCGGGCGCTGTCGAACCCCATCATCGAGGTCTGGGACGACGTCCTGGCCCTGCCGATGATCGGCATCATCGACAGCCAGCGCGCCGCACAGATGATGGACCGGCTGCTCGGCGAGGTCGTCCGCACCGGGTGCCGCTTCGCGATCCTCGATCTGACGGGCGTGGAGCTGCTCGACACGTCGTCGGCCGATCACGTGATCAAGCTCGTGCGCGCCGTCGAGCTGCTCGGGGCGCGCGCGATCATCACGGGCATCCGGCCGGCCGTGGCGCAGACCATCATCCTGCTCGGGGTCGACCTGTCGTCGATGACCACGGTGGCGAACCTGCGCGAGGGCCTCAAGCTCGCGATGCGCGTCATGCGCACGGGGCGGTGA
- a CDS encoding STAS domain-containing protein, whose amino-acid sequence MTPSKTRATAQQSQDLKADIVWKPEEGLYLWGGFAAVSLWIESSLAGLMAGLHNMVGTERFNLCLQAGGREGVAEDWAFVSSHPSFEEGFQALAEQAALAGWGRWELVSLDREAKRAVFRVTNGWEALYQKARGIKLGSAFMAGKWAGFGERLFGVPCWAEQTACVVRGDAYDEFVVTPSSVSMEEQLASLMAEDKATSADLALALEKLRKEVEERARTEADLRDKLALIERQEAAIRALSNPIIEVWDGVLALPMIGVIDSQRASEMMVRLLGEIVRTGCRFAILDLTGVEVLDTSSADHVIKLVRAVELLGARAIITGIRPAVAQTIILLGVDLSSMTTVANLREGLKLAMRAMREGR is encoded by the coding sequence GTGACTCCGAGTAAGACGCGCGCAACGGCGCAACAATCGCAGGACCTGAAAGCGGACATCGTGTGGAAGCCCGAGGAGGGCCTCTACCTGTGGGGCGGGTTTGCGGCCGTCAGTCTGTGGATCGAGAGCTCGCTCGCAGGCCTGATGGCGGGCCTGCACAACATGGTCGGCACCGAGCGCTTCAACCTCTGCCTCCAGGCAGGTGGGCGTGAGGGCGTCGCGGAAGACTGGGCGTTCGTCTCGAGCCATCCGAGCTTCGAGGAGGGCTTCCAGGCCCTCGCCGAGCAGGCGGCCCTGGCCGGCTGGGGGCGCTGGGAGCTCGTCTCGCTCGACCGCGAGGCCAAGCGCGCGGTCTTCCGCGTCACGAACGGCTGGGAGGCGCTCTACCAGAAGGCGCGCGGCATCAAGCTCGGCAGCGCGTTCATGGCGGGCAAGTGGGCGGGCTTCGGCGAGCGGCTCTTCGGCGTGCCCTGCTGGGCCGAGCAGACCGCGTGTGTCGTCCGAGGGGACGCGTACGACGAGTTCGTGGTCACCCCCTCTTCGGTGAGCATGGAGGAGCAGCTCGCCTCGCTCATGGCCGAGGACAAGGCGACGAGCGCGGACCTCGCGCTCGCGCTGGAGAAGCTGCGCAAGGAGGTCGAGGAGCGCGCGCGGACCGAGGCCGATCTGCGCGACAAGCTCGCGCTCATCGAGCGGCAGGAGGCGGCCATCCGCGCCCTGTCCAACCCCATCATCGAGGTCTGGGACGGCGTCTTGGCCCTGCCGATGATCGGCGTCATCGACAGCCAGCGCGCCTCGGAGATGATGGTCCGGCTGCTCGGCGAGATCGTCCGCACCGGATGCCGCTTCGCGATCCTCGATCTGACGGGCGTCGAGGTGCTCGACACGTCGTCGGCCGATCACGTGATCAAGCTCGTGCGCGCCGTCGAGCTGCTCGGGGCGCGCGCGATCATCACGGGCATCCGGCCGGCCGTGGCGCAGACCATCATCCTGCTCGGGGTCGACCTGTCGTCGATGACCACGGTGGCGAACCTGCGCGAGGGCCTCAAGCTCGCGATGCGCGCCATGCGCGAGGGGCGGTGA
- a CDS encoding LolA family protein produces the protein MRSLPSFAATTLLLALVACKDEPSAGGPSPTPTATQVAPPVTAPPTAAAAAPLPSAEPLATAEPTASAAPTAAPEEPKDAGAPKPDAGKPKPDAGTAAAPKPTATPTAEPAPVTTTPTAAPPAPGSADAVAAEVDAIYLAKKTFQANFKQQHTQKITGTVKKSSGVLYFERPNKISFRYDPPSKNRIVSDGSQLRVYIADDSQMFVQAVDKSEYPGALGFLMGKGLGPSFSFSFHDKSKFEGGPVLLGKPRQPTVHYEQAYFYVDKALLAKKDAGTIRRVMLVDAQGNRNQFDFENAKFPEKIDPAEFTFTPPAGTNIVQN, from the coding sequence ATGCGCTCCCTGCCCTCCTTCGCCGCCACGACGCTCCTCCTCGCCCTCGTCGCTTGCAAGGACGAACCCTCCGCGGGCGGCCCCTCCCCCACGCCCACGGCCACCCAGGTCGCGCCGCCCGTGACGGCGCCGCCGACCGCCGCCGCCGCCGCGCCGCTGCCCTCGGCCGAGCCGCTCGCCACGGCCGAGCCCACGGCCTCCGCCGCGCCCACGGCCGCCCCGGAGGAGCCCAAGGACGCCGGAGCCCCCAAGCCCGACGCCGGCAAACCCAAGCCCGACGCCGGCACGGCCGCCGCCCCCAAGCCCACGGCCACGCCCACGGCCGAGCCCGCCCCGGTCACGACCACCCCCACGGCCGCCCCTCCCGCGCCCGGCTCCGCCGACGCCGTCGCGGCCGAGGTCGACGCGATCTACCTGGCCAAGAAGACCTTCCAGGCCAATTTCAAGCAGCAGCACACCCAGAAGATCACGGGCACGGTCAAGAAATCCTCGGGCGTCCTTTACTTCGAGCGTCCGAACAAGATCTCTTTCCGTTACGACCCGCCGAGCAAGAACCGGATCGTCTCCGACGGCTCGCAGCTCAGGGTCTACATCGCCGACGACAGCCAGATGTTCGTCCAGGCCGTCGACAAGAGCGAATACCCCGGCGCGCTCGGCTTCTTGATGGGCAAGGGCCTCGGGCCCTCGTTCAGCTTCTCCTTCCACGACAAATCGAAATTCGAGGGCGGCCCGGTCCTGCTCGGCAAGCCGCGCCAGCCCACCGTCCATTACGAGCAGGCTTATTTCTACGTCGACAAGGCCCTGCTCGCGAAGAAGGACGCCGGCACGATCCGCCGGGTCATGCTCGTGGACGCCCAGGGCAACCGCAACCAGTTCGATTTCGAGAACGCCAAGTTCCCCGAGAAGATCGACCCCGCCGAGTTCACGTTCACGCCCCCCGCGGGCACCAACATCGTCCAGAATTAG
- a CDS encoding class I SAM-dependent methyltransferase gives MPLADLWQAFRPDRVLFTDDDLIAVDKPPFAPVQAPERGDDVHRRLSALLSEGQKAPYIGVHHRLERDVSGVLVFTRRREANRAIAEQFERRRVERTYVAAVIGLPGPKSRGTQPDQGVLRHRLAPGDGGHRVLLPNARGGEPSIVRHRVLERRGERTLLELRPEPGSIIDLPAQLAAEGTPIAGDARRDGPPAHRLGLHLAKVTLRHPHDGRTVTLEAPLPPFFADWLEARDPLADVATIERLLREAAERRYAAFHLPDTDVFRLAHAEGDGLPGATLDVYGEYLVISLYDDEALAAREKILDAAFRLGPAGIYLKLRPKHASRIVDGRSEQFAPREPVRGQPTPEPLIVHELGLPYEARLGEGLSTGIFLDQRDNRRRVREMAKGLTVLNLFAYTCPFTVAAAAGGAKKTVSVDVSRGALEWARKNLDRIGVDPEAHLLVEADAIQWLKKGVERHGPFDLVILDPPSFATTKQSRFSAESDYKKLAAQCLRVLGPGGRLLACTNHKGIGHAKFRRSLHDAARDAGRDVAQMKDLPDPDDFPPAPGGEAHLKSVLVTLA, from the coding sequence GTGCCCCTCGCCGACCTCTGGCAGGCCTTCCGGCCCGACCGCGTCCTGTTCACCGACGACGACCTCATCGCCGTCGACAAACCCCCGTTCGCCCCCGTGCAGGCCCCCGAGCGCGGCGACGACGTCCACCGCAGGCTGAGCGCGCTCCTCTCCGAAGGCCAGAAGGCGCCCTACATCGGCGTCCACCACCGCCTCGAGCGCGACGTCTCCGGCGTCCTCGTCTTCACGCGCCGCCGCGAGGCCAACCGCGCGATCGCCGAGCAATTCGAGCGCCGCCGCGTCGAGCGCACCTACGTCGCCGCCGTGATCGGCCTGCCCGGACCGAAGAGCCGCGGCACCCAGCCCGATCAAGGCGTCCTGCGCCACCGCCTCGCGCCCGGCGACGGCGGACATCGCGTCCTTCTGCCGAATGCGCGCGGCGGCGAGCCCTCGATCGTGCGCCACCGCGTCCTCGAGCGCCGGGGCGAGCGCACCCTGCTCGAGCTGCGGCCCGAGCCCGGCAGCATCATCGATTTACCCGCCCAGCTCGCGGCCGAGGGCACGCCGATCGCCGGGGACGCGCGCCGCGACGGCCCGCCCGCCCATCGCCTCGGCCTGCACCTCGCCAAGGTCACCCTGCGCCACCCGCACGATGGCCGGACCGTGACCCTCGAAGCGCCCCTGCCCCCGTTCTTCGCCGACTGGCTCGAAGCGCGCGATCCGCTCGCCGACGTCGCCACGATCGAGCGCCTCTTGCGCGAGGCCGCCGAGCGCCGCTACGCCGCATTCCACCTGCCGGACACCGACGTCTTCCGCCTCGCCCACGCCGAGGGCGACGGCCTGCCTGGCGCCACCCTCGACGTTTACGGCGAATACCTGGTGATCTCGCTCTACGACGACGAGGCCCTCGCCGCGCGCGAAAAGATCCTCGACGCCGCATTCCGCCTCGGCCCGGCCGGCATTTACCTGAAGCTGCGCCCCAAGCACGCGAGCCGGATCGTCGACGGGCGCAGCGAGCAGTTCGCCCCGCGCGAGCCCGTCCGCGGCCAGCCCACCCCCGAGCCGCTCATCGTCCACGAGCTCGGCCTGCCCTACGAGGCGCGCCTCGGCGAGGGTTTGTCCACCGGCATTTTCCTCGATCAGCGCGACAACCGCCGCCGCGTCCGCGAGATGGCGAAGGGCCTGACCGTGCTCAACCTCTTCGCCTACACCTGCCCCTTCACCGTCGCGGCCGCCGCGGGCGGGGCGAAGAAGACGGTGAGCGTCGACGTCTCCCGCGGCGCGCTCGAATGGGCCCGGAAAAACCTCGACCGCATCGGCGTCGATCCCGAGGCGCACCTGCTCGTCGAGGCCGACGCCATCCAGTGGCTCAAAAAGGGCGTCGAGCGGCACGGGCCTTTCGATCTCGTCATCCTCGACCCGCCGAGCTTCGCCACCACCAAGCAGAGCCGATTCAGCGCCGAGAGCGATTACAAGAAGCTCGCCGCCCAATGCCTGCGCGTCCTCGGCCCCGGCGGCCGCCTGCTCGCCTGCACCAATCACAAGGGCATCGGTCACGCCAAGTTTCGCCGCTCGCTCCACGACGCCGCGCGCGACGCCGGGCGCGACGTGGCGCAGATGAAGGACCTGCCGGACCCCGACGACTTCCCCCCGGCCCCTGGCGGGGAGGCGCACCTCAAATCCGTGCTGGTGACGCTCGCCTGA
- the prs gene encoding ribose-phosphate diphosphokinase produces MSKKLLFTISSYAYLEPRFLEAGDFDRGEVVHKAFPDGERYLRIADDPWGRDVVLLGGTPHDLDWLELYDLGCALSRGGARSLSIVMPYFGYSTMERAVLPGEVVTAKTRARLVSSIPPCEGGTRVYLFDLHTDGIEFYFGDGHVTHHLYGAPIVTEIVREAMKGRSYILGATDAGRAKWVQSLARDLEVEPAFVYKRRDPDTGKLAVTGVNAEVSGRDVVIYDDMIRTGSSLIQAARAYLDAGAARCHAIASHLILPNGALEKLRASGLFEHIMGTDSHPGSGQLAGSPGAIRSVAPLFVRAIERTYRI; encoded by the coding sequence ATGTCCAAGAAGCTGCTCTTCACGATCTCGTCCTACGCCTACCTCGAGCCTCGCTTCCTGGAAGCGGGCGATTTCGATCGCGGCGAGGTCGTCCACAAAGCCTTCCCCGACGGCGAGCGCTACCTGCGCATCGCGGACGACCCCTGGGGGCGCGACGTCGTCCTGCTCGGCGGCACGCCGCACGACCTCGACTGGCTCGAGCTCTACGATCTCGGCTGCGCGCTCTCGCGCGGCGGCGCGCGCTCCTTGTCGATCGTGATGCCCTATTTCGGCTACTCCACCATGGAGCGCGCCGTGCTGCCCGGCGAGGTCGTCACGGCCAAGACCCGCGCGCGGCTCGTCTCGTCCATCCCGCCCTGCGAGGGCGGCACGCGCGTCTATCTCTTCGATCTGCACACCGACGGCATCGAATTCTACTTCGGCGACGGCCACGTCACCCACCACCTCTACGGCGCCCCCATCGTCACCGAGATCGTGCGCGAGGCCATGAAGGGCCGCTCGTACATCCTCGGCGCGACCGACGCCGGCCGCGCCAAGTGGGTCCAGAGCCTCGCCAGAGACCTCGAGGTCGAGCCCGCGTTCGTCTACAAACGCCGCGATCCCGACACCGGCAAGCTCGCCGTCACCGGCGTCAACGCCGAGGTCTCTGGGCGCGACGTCGTCATCTACGACGACATGATCCGCACCGGATCCTCGCTGATCCAGGCCGCGCGCGCCTACCTCGACGCCGGCGCCGCGCGCTGCCACGCGATCGCGAGCCACCTCATCCTGCCGAACGGCGCGCTCGAGAAGCTGCGGGCGAGCGGTCTGTTCGAGCACATCATGGGCACCGACTCGCACCCCGGCAGCGGCCAGCTCGCGGGCTCGCCCGGCGCGATACGCTCGGTCGCGCCCCTGTTCGTCCGCGCCATCGAGCGCACGTACCGCATTTGA
- a CDS encoding ArnT family glycosyltransferase, whose amino-acid sequence MAFAAHDPSSAPPSMPDAAREAAPPAPTTASAKLADRALEGLCIGAIAFLLLQLLTFGHGRDQGIYTMVARAVLDGGMPYRDAWDFKPPGIFLIYALARALFGAAPWGIRVLEAAGLVAMSFGLVRLARVWWGDGRIGLVGAAIAVLVHVQLDFWHTAQPESFAGMLTIAALTLAPRPGKDGRLHPDATPLGAYVAAGALFGFAGLLKPPLAGGAVVVMLVPAWAALRASPESGPRASLFSALRAALRPGLALLAGGALPFVVCLAWFAAKGALGDLHRVLFVFTPHYTALGWEGSSPVGMLYYALTEWLQHYASITFVGLMLLLGLGSTAREKPLLGLLLGIIAMHLVGVAMQGKFFPYHYGATWPLTALVAALGISKAWGWARQRGALGAAGFFVALAVVMFARTATKDVEDSFLVRCKKRVSIAAGGFRDQRALDRLASVADVDAVNNRGVADFLRARVPQDRPVFVWGFEPAIYDMSGHRPATRYLYDVPQRVSWAKEEARRVLMEDLSRRPPAAIVVEHHDVFPMVTGDAIDSADTLHDFHALRSLVHDRYELAATIDDLDVYLERP is encoded by the coding sequence GTGGCCTTCGCCGCCCACGACCCCTCCTCCGCGCCCCCCTCGATGCCAGACGCCGCCCGAGAGGCCGCGCCGCCCGCGCCCACGACAGCCTCGGCCAAGCTCGCCGATCGCGCGCTCGAGGGCCTGTGCATCGGCGCCATCGCGTTCCTCCTGCTGCAGCTGCTCACCTTCGGCCACGGCCGCGATCAGGGCATCTACACGATGGTCGCGCGCGCGGTGCTCGACGGCGGCATGCCCTACCGCGACGCCTGGGACTTCAAGCCGCCGGGGATCTTCCTGATCTACGCCCTCGCCCGCGCCCTGTTCGGCGCGGCGCCCTGGGGGATCCGCGTGCTCGAGGCCGCGGGGCTCGTCGCCATGAGCTTCGGCCTCGTGCGCCTCGCCCGCGTGTGGTGGGGCGACGGCCGCATCGGCCTCGTCGGGGCCGCCATCGCCGTGCTCGTCCACGTCCAGCTCGACTTCTGGCACACCGCCCAGCCCGAGTCCTTCGCCGGCATGCTCACCATCGCCGCGCTCACCCTCGCCCCCCGCCCGGGCAAGGACGGGCGCTTGCACCCCGACGCGACGCCCCTCGGCGCCTACGTCGCGGCTGGCGCGCTCTTCGGCTTCGCGGGCCTGCTCAAGCCTCCGCTCGCGGGCGGCGCGGTCGTCGTGATGCTCGTGCCCGCCTGGGCTGCCCTTCGCGCCTCCCCGGAGAGCGGCCCCCGCGCCTCGCTGTTTTCCGCGCTGCGCGCCGCCCTCCGCCCGGGGCTTGCGCTCCTCGCGGGCGGCGCGCTGCCCTTCGTCGTTTGCCTCGCGTGGTTCGCCGCGAAGGGCGCGCTCGGCGATCTGCACCGCGTGCTCTTCGTCTTCACGCCGCACTACACCGCGCTCGGCTGGGAGGGCTCGAGCCCCGTCGGGATGCTCTACTACGCGCTCACCGAGTGGCTCCAGCACTACGCGAGCATCACCTTCGTGGGCCTGATGCTCCTGCTCGGCCTCGGCTCCACCGCTCGGGAAAAGCCGCTGCTCGGCCTCTTGCTCGGCATCATCGCCATGCACCTCGTGGGCGTCGCGATGCAGGGCAAGTTCTTCCCGTACCACTACGGGGCCACCTGGCCGCTCACCGCGCTCGTCGCGGCCCTCGGCATCTCCAAGGCGTGGGGGTGGGCGCGGCAGCGCGGCGCGCTCGGCGCGGCCGGCTTCTTCGTCGCGCTCGCCGTCGTCATGTTCGCGCGCACCGCCACCAAGGACGTCGAGGACTCCTTCCTGGTCCGCTGCAAAAAGCGCGTGTCCATCGCGGCGGGCGGCTTCCGCGATCAGCGCGCGCTCGACAGGCTCGCCAGCGTGGCCGACGTCGACGCCGTCAACAACCGCGGCGTGGCCGACTTTCTCCGCGCCCGCGTGCCGCAGGATCGCCCCGTGTTCGTGTGGGGCTTCGAGCCCGCCATCTACGACATGTCCGGCCATCGCCCCGCCACGCGCTACCTCTACGACGTGCCCCAGCGCGTCTCCTGGGCCAAGGAAGAGGCGCGCCGCGTGCTCATGGAAGACCTGTCGAGACGCCCCCCGGCCGCGATCGTCGTCGAGCACCACGACGTCTTCCCCATGGTCACCGGCGACGCCATCGACTCGGCCGACACGCTCCACGACTTCCACGCGCTGCGCTCGCTCGTGCATGATCGCTACGAGCTCGCCGCGACGATCGACGACCTCGACGTCTACCTCGAACGCCCATGA
- a CDS encoding ABC transporter ATP-binding protein, which translates to MTSPAASPETSAGPARTGVKVAIDRVTRIFAGGVLVLNGMSIEIAPGSFVALIGPSGCGKSTLLRLIAGLDRADGGAVRLSDEGEREDGDPGRASIAYVFQDAHLLPWRNVVDNAALPLELMGVSRDERRDKARAALEQVGLGDAAGRYPAELSGGMKMRVSLARALVTRPRIMLLDEPFAALDELTRQRLDDQLRALWLELGMTVLFVTHSIAEAAYLAERCLVLSRRPARIMLDQRIDLPRARSAALRADPRFARVLGPLQEALERGNA; encoded by the coding sequence ATGACCTCCCCAGCCGCCTCCCCAGAGACCTCGGCCGGACCCGCGCGCACGGGCGTGAAGGTCGCGATCGATCGCGTCACGCGCATCTTCGCCGGCGGCGTCCTCGTGCTCAACGGCATGAGCATCGAGATCGCGCCCGGCTCGTTCGTCGCGCTGATCGGCCCCTCGGGATGCGGTAAATCCACGCTGCTGCGGCTCATCGCCGGCCTCGATCGCGCCGACGGCGGCGCCGTGCGCCTCTCGGACGAGGGCGAGCGCGAGGACGGGGATCCGGGCCGCGCCTCCATCGCCTACGTCTTCCAGGACGCCCACCTCTTGCCCTGGCGCAACGTCGTCGACAACGCCGCCCTGCCCCTCGAGCTGATGGGGGTCTCGAGGGACGAGCGGCGCGACAAGGCCCGCGCGGCGCTCGAGCAGGTCGGCCTCGGGGACGCGGCCGGCCGCTATCCGGCCGAGCTGTCGGGCGGCATGAAGATGCGCGTCTCGCTCGCCCGCGCCCTCGTCACCCGCCCGCGCATCATGCTCCTCGACGAGCCCTTCGCCGCCCTCGACGAGCTGACGCGCCAGCGCCTCGACGACCAGCTCCGCGCCCTGTGGCTCGAGCTCGGCATGACCGTGCTCTTCGTGACCCACTCGATCGCCGAGGCCGCCTACCTCGCCGAGCGCTGCCTCGTCCTGTCGCGGCGCCCCGCCCGCATCATGCTCGATCAGCGCATCGACCTGCCCCGCGCGCGCTCGGCCGCCCTGCGCGCCGATCCGCGCTTCGCCCGCGTGCTCGGCCCCCTGCAAGAGGCGCTCGAGCGAGGCAACGCGTGA
- a CDS encoding ABC transporter permease, translating into MNDKQRQILGAALPPAISLLLVLGLWEAVVRALSVPVYLLPPPSAILAAAAEQASPLLFASWTTARAALVGFFLSATVGVLVAVVLSTSRLVERAIYPYAVFLQTVPIVAIAPLLVLWFGPGQRAVSVSAFIVSVFPVVANTLSGLRSVEPALRDLFRLYGAGKAQTLVGLSLPSSLPSLVTGLRVASGLAVIGAIVGEFVAGFSEDAAGLGITILSAYRQLRTDILFAAVLCASALGLALFGATNLAGWLLLRRWHPSERS; encoded by the coding sequence GTGAACGACAAACAGCGCCAGATCCTCGGCGCCGCCCTGCCCCCCGCGATCTCGCTCCTGCTCGTGCTCGGGCTCTGGGAGGCCGTCGTGCGCGCGCTCTCGGTGCCCGTGTACCTGCTCCCGCCGCCCTCCGCGATCCTCGCCGCTGCCGCGGAGCAAGCCTCGCCGCTGCTCTTCGCCTCGTGGACGACCGCGCGCGCGGCCCTCGTGGGCTTCTTCCTCTCGGCGACGGTCGGCGTCCTCGTGGCCGTCGTGCTCTCCACCTCGCGCCTCGTCGAGCGCGCGATCTACCCCTACGCGGTCTTCCTGCAGACGGTGCCCATCGTCGCGATCGCGCCCCTGCTCGTGCTCTGGTTCGGGCCTGGGCAGCGCGCGGTGAGCGTCTCGGCGTTCATCGTCTCGGTCTTCCCGGTCGTCGCCAACACGCTCTCGGGCCTGCGCTCGGTCGAGCCTGCGCTGCGCGATCTCTTCCGCCTCTACGGCGCGGGCAAGGCCCAGACGCTGGTCGGCCTGAGCCTGCCCTCGTCCTTGCCGAGCCTGGTGACGGGCCTGCGCGTCGCCTCGGGGCTCGCGGTCATCGGCGCGATCGTGGGCGAGTTCGTCGCGGGCTTCTCGGAGGACGCTGCGGGCCTCGGGATCACCATCCTCTCGGCGTACCGCCAGCTCCGCACCGACATCCTGTTCGCGGCCGTGCTATGCGCATCGGCGCTCGGGCTCGCGCTGTTTGGAGCAACCAACCTCGCGGGCTGGCTCCTGTTGCGAAGGTGGCACCCGTCGGAGAGGTCTTGA
- a CDS encoding ABC transporter substrate-binding protein, giving the protein MKAIAPWILLFVVVLVVGCKSKGGDAGSAGGGGAQKVKLALNWVPEPEFGGFYAARESGAYKKQNLEVEILAGGSGVPVLQMVASGQVDFGVSGADEIIMARARGVDVVAVFASFQTFPQAIMAHASRNATGIKDLLASGTLAVETGLPYVAYLKKKHGFSGVKMVPYDGGVARFVADKDFAQQCFVSSEPIAARKKGADPKVFLVSDEGYNPYSTVVITRRALWQEKPDLVRAFVRAVREGWQSYLADPKPANAAMAKINPTMDAETFAAASEAQRPFIETDETKTKGLGLMSRERWETLGNQLADLGLVKEAPKVDDYVITIE; this is encoded by the coding sequence ATGAAGGCGATTGCACCGTGGATCTTGCTCTTCGTCGTCGTGCTCGTGGTCGGGTGCAAGTCGAAGGGCGGCGACGCGGGGAGCGCGGGCGGCGGCGGGGCGCAGAAGGTCAAGCTCGCGCTCAACTGGGTGCCCGAGCCCGAGTTCGGCGGGTTCTACGCGGCGCGCGAGTCGGGCGCGTACAAGAAGCAGAACCTCGAGGTCGAGATCCTGGCCGGCGGCTCGGGCGTCCCCGTCCTGCAGATGGTGGCGAGCGGCCAGGTGGATTTCGGCGTCTCGGGCGCGGACGAGATCATCATGGCCCGGGCGCGCGGGGTCGACGTGGTCGCGGTCTTCGCCTCGTTCCAGACGTTCCCGCAGGCGATCATGGCGCACGCGTCCCGCAACGCGACGGGCATCAAGGATCTGCTCGCCTCGGGCACGCTCGCGGTCGAGACCGGGCTGCCCTACGTGGCGTACCTGAAGAAGAAGCACGGCTTTTCGGGCGTGAAGATGGTCCCGTACGACGGCGGCGTGGCGCGCTTCGTCGCGGACAAGGACTTCGCGCAGCAGTGCTTCGTCTCCTCGGAGCCGATCGCGGCGCGCAAGAAGGGCGCCGATCCCAAGGTCTTCCTCGTGTCCGACGAGGGCTACAACCCGTACTCCACGGTCGTGATCACGCGTCGCGCGCTCTGGCAGGAGAAGCCCGACCTCGTGCGCGCCTTCGTGCGCGCGGTGCGCGAGGGCTGGCAGAGCTACCTCGCCGACCCGAAGCCCGCGAACGCGGCCATGGCCAAGATCAACCCGACCATGGACGCCGAGACGTTCGCCGCGGCATCCGAGGCGCAGCGGCCGTTCATCGAGACCGACGAGACGAAGACGAAGGGGCTCGGGCTGATGAGCCGCGAGCGCTGGGAGACGCTCGGCAACCAGCTCGCCGACCTCGGCCTCGTGAAGGAGGCGCCGAAGGTCGACGATTACGTGATCACGATCGAGTGA
- a CDS encoding YdeI/OmpD-associated family protein, translating into MTTSALSKKLQIKPNTRVLVLGAPEGYDASLAPLPEGVTVATAARGQFDVVHLFVKAARELEKNGPKAISAVREGGVLWISYPKKSSKVSTDLTRDAGWKTIEEAGWGGVAQVSIDETWSALRFKPEAEVARKENSAAAPGAMGKGMAAKKKAEKSEIAAPEDLAQALAKSDAARALWGSMAPSHRKEYVGWIEEAKRADTRARRVEKAVEMMAAGVKNRNEKYAQRSRGGA; encoded by the coding sequence ATGACCACCAGCGCCCTCAGCAAGAAGCTCCAGATCAAGCCCAACACCCGCGTCCTCGTCCTCGGCGCGCCCGAGGGCTACGACGCCTCGCTCGCGCCCTTGCCCGAGGGCGTCACCGTCGCCACGGCGGCGCGCGGGCAGTTCGATGTGGTGCACCTGTTCGTCAAGGCCGCCAGGGAGCTCGAGAAGAACGGGCCCAAGGCCATCTCCGCGGTGCGCGAGGGCGGGGTCTTGTGGATCTCGTACCCGAAGAAGAGCTCGAAGGTGAGCACCGACCTCACGCGCGACGCGGGCTGGAAGACGATCGAAGAGGCCGGCTGGGGCGGCGTCGCGCAGGTGTCGATCGACGAGACCTGGTCGGCGTTGCGCTTCAAGCCCGAGGCCGAGGTGGCGCGCAAGGAGAACTCGGCCGCCGCGCCGGGCGCGATGGGCAAGGGCATGGCCGCGAAGAAGAAGGCCGAGAAGAGCGAGATCGCGGCCCCGGAGGATCTCGCCCAGGCGCTCGCGAAGAGCGACGCGGCGCGGGCTTTGTGGGGCTCGATGGCCCCCTCGCACCGCAAGGAGTACGTCGGCTGGATCGAGGAGGCCAAGCGGGCCGATACGCGCGCCCGCCGGGTGGAGAAGGCCGTCGAGATGATGGCCGCGGGCGTCAAGAACAGGAACGAGAAGTACGCGCAGCGGTCGCGCGGCGGCGCGTGA